In Arthrobacter sp. QXT-31, one genomic interval encodes:
- a CDS encoding LLM class flavin-dependent oxidoreductase, with translation MTVPLSILDLATIGKGQTAAESFAGSVAMAQLAEKLGYRRVWYAEHHNMSSIASSATSVLIAHVAAHTDSIRLGAGGVMLPNHSPLTIAEQFGTLETLHPGRIDLGLGRAPGSDQNTMRALRRDPHSADTFPQDVLELQGYLTGPTRVQGVEATPGRGTNVPLYILGSSLFGARLAAQLGLPYAFASHFAPNALQDAVALYRREFKPSEQLAAPHVIAGVNVVAADAASDAQEMLRATMRARVSLFFGGGRQFTDDEADMILDSPQGQHVTQMMKYSAVGTPDAVLDYLDGFARHADADELIVAHQSTGTAERLRSVELLAEAAGLVRV, from the coding sequence GTGACTGTTCCCCTCTCCATCCTCGACCTGGCAACCATCGGCAAGGGCCAGACGGCGGCGGAGAGCTTTGCCGGGAGTGTCGCCATGGCGCAGCTGGCTGAGAAGCTCGGGTATCGGCGTGTCTGGTACGCCGAGCACCACAACATGTCCTCCATCGCGTCGTCGGCCACGTCCGTGCTGATCGCCCACGTCGCCGCGCACACGGACAGCATCCGGCTGGGGGCAGGCGGCGTGATGCTGCCCAACCATTCCCCGCTCACCATCGCCGAGCAGTTCGGCACCCTGGAGACCCTGCATCCCGGCCGGATTGACCTGGGCCTCGGCCGGGCACCCGGCAGCGACCAGAACACCATGCGGGCCCTGCGCCGTGACCCGCATTCCGCCGACACCTTCCCGCAGGATGTCCTGGAACTGCAGGGCTACCTGACAGGGCCCACCCGCGTGCAGGGCGTGGAGGCGACGCCGGGCAGGGGAACCAACGTGCCGCTTTACATCCTGGGTTCGTCCCTCTTCGGAGCGCGGCTCGCGGCCCAGCTCGGGCTGCCTTACGCCTTCGCCTCACACTTCGCGCCGAATGCGCTGCAGGACGCCGTCGCCCTGTACCGCCGGGAGTTCAAGCCGTCGGAGCAGCTGGCGGCGCCGCACGTCATCGCAGGGGTCAACGTGGTGGCCGCCGATGCCGCCTCCGACGCCCAGGAAATGCTGCGGGCAACCATGCGGGCACGCGTGTCGCTGTTCTTCGGCGGCGGGCGCCAGTTCACTGATGACGAGGCGGACATGATCCTGGACTCGCCGCAGGGGCAGCACGTGACGCAAATGATGAAGTATTCGGCCGTGGGCACCCCGGATGCCGTGCTGGATTACCTGGACGGCTTCGCCCGGCATGCCGACGCCGACGAGCTCATTGTGGCGCACCAAAGCACCGGAACGGCAGAGCGGCTCCGCTCGGTGGAGCTTCTGGCGGAGGCCGCGGGGCTCGTCCGCGTCTGA
- a CDS encoding trehalase-like domain-containing protein, with protein sequence MPTPLNQTVADSALLTKSLPLGLLRAFVQSEAADDGLTPQLLGELKILARTPGLLVACNYGGTLCAAEGISTETLPLGGAAIALRALAALPNTHAAVISGRSLRDLAAVSRLPAEVHLVGSHGAEFDMGFAHGLSLATESVLQQANQALLEAVGAHKGVSVERKPVAVSVHTRSAAPDIVAKCTAKAEEVARAFGLFFIVDGSVLDLSVVQPSKAEALDHLRARLGVSAALYAGDAMSDELAMETLRGPDMGLWVGDLPSPAKHRLKDPESFARVLGILFELRRSWLFGEDAVGLERHSMIGNGSSTALVTPDAKICWMSHPLPDSGSLFAHILGGDGAGHFSVEPVKASRVLGQRYVDSTMIVETRWADVTVTDYLEPAPEGITSLVRVLSGTGAARIVFAPRPDYANAPFSMEARAGELHVVGTSDPIILLAPGVGFTVTSDGRHATATAEVNLQHGPVVLILRCGDTEIQQPASNRAVTDEADRRAAVAHHSRRWVQGLTLPGVKPSLVRRSALVLRALVHEPTGAVLAAPTTSLPEGIGGTRNWDYRYCWLRDGSMTVNALLDLGSTAEAEGFLRWLAGILANAPGPEWLHPLYSVTGAPLSTEAIIESLPGYAGSRPVRIGNAADHQVQLDVFGPIAELIHGLSEAQESLAEGHWELLVQMASAVLARWHEPDHGIWEARRAPRHHVYTKVMCWVTLDRALRTAERHGRSPHPAWAEIAATIRDEVLREGWDDSSASYTVAYDSPDLDAAVLHIGLSGLLDVSDQRFLDTVTAVERELRVGPTVFRYKYDDGLPGLEGGFHICTTWLIEAYVAVGRIAEAWDLFDQLVNLFGPTGLLPEEYDPGTETHLGNHPQAYSHLGFIRCARLLDRHQRG encoded by the coding sequence ATGCCCACTCCTCTCAACCAGACCGTGGCCGACTCCGCACTGCTGACCAAATCCCTCCCGCTGGGCTTGCTGCGGGCCTTCGTCCAGTCCGAAGCGGCCGACGACGGGCTCACGCCCCAGCTGCTCGGCGAACTGAAAATCCTCGCCCGCACGCCGGGGCTGCTGGTTGCCTGTAATTACGGCGGAACGCTGTGTGCCGCCGAAGGCATCTCGACGGAGACGCTGCCGCTGGGCGGCGCGGCCATTGCCCTCCGGGCGCTGGCCGCGCTGCCCAACACGCACGCGGCCGTCATCTCAGGCCGCTCCCTGCGTGACCTGGCCGCCGTCTCCAGGCTTCCCGCCGAGGTCCATCTCGTGGGTTCGCACGGGGCGGAGTTCGACATGGGGTTCGCCCACGGACTGTCGCTGGCCACCGAGTCCGTGCTGCAGCAGGCCAACCAGGCACTGCTCGAAGCGGTGGGCGCCCACAAGGGCGTGAGCGTCGAACGGAAGCCCGTCGCGGTCTCGGTCCACACCAGGTCCGCCGCCCCCGACATTGTGGCCAAGTGCACCGCCAAGGCGGAGGAAGTTGCCCGGGCTTTCGGGCTGTTCTTCATTGTGGACGGCTCCGTCCTGGACCTTTCTGTGGTGCAGCCGTCCAAAGCCGAGGCCCTGGACCACCTCCGGGCGCGGCTGGGCGTGAGTGCCGCGCTGTACGCGGGTGATGCCATGAGCGACGAACTCGCCATGGAAACGCTTCGCGGCCCGGACATGGGGCTCTGGGTGGGCGACCTGCCGTCGCCGGCCAAGCACCGGCTGAAGGACCCGGAATCATTCGCGCGGGTGCTGGGGATCCTCTTCGAACTGCGCCGCTCGTGGCTTTTCGGTGAGGACGCGGTCGGCCTGGAACGGCACTCCATGATCGGAAATGGCTCCTCCACGGCACTGGTGACGCCCGACGCCAAGATCTGCTGGATGAGCCACCCGCTGCCGGATTCGGGCTCCCTCTTCGCGCATATCCTCGGCGGTGACGGCGCCGGGCACTTTTCCGTGGAGCCGGTTAAGGCGTCGAGGGTGCTGGGGCAGCGGTACGTGGACAGCACCATGATCGTGGAAACCCGGTGGGCGGACGTCACCGTGACCGACTATCTTGAACCAGCCCCGGAAGGCATCACCAGCCTCGTCCGGGTATTGTCCGGCACCGGCGCCGCAAGGATCGTCTTCGCACCCCGGCCGGACTACGCCAACGCGCCCTTCAGCATGGAGGCCCGCGCTGGCGAGCTGCACGTCGTCGGCACCTCCGACCCCATCATCCTGCTGGCACCCGGCGTCGGCTTCACCGTCACCTCGGACGGGCGGCACGCAACGGCCACCGCCGAGGTCAACCTGCAGCACGGACCGGTGGTCCTCATCCTCCGGTGCGGCGACACCGAAATACAGCAGCCGGCGTCCAACCGGGCGGTGACCGACGAAGCGGACCGCCGGGCCGCCGTCGCACATCACTCCCGGCGCTGGGTGCAGGGCCTGACGCTGCCGGGCGTGAAGCCATCGCTGGTGCGGCGCTCGGCACTGGTGCTGCGCGCGCTGGTCCACGAACCCACGGGCGCGGTGCTGGCCGCTCCCACCACCTCGCTGCCGGAGGGAATCGGCGGCACCCGCAACTGGGATTACCGCTACTGCTGGCTGCGTGACGGCTCCATGACCGTGAACGCCCTGCTGGACCTCGGGTCGACGGCGGAGGCGGAAGGATTCCTCAGGTGGCTGGCCGGCATCCTGGCCAACGCCCCGGGCCCGGAGTGGCTGCATCCGCTGTATTCGGTGACCGGGGCACCGCTGTCCACGGAAGCCATCATCGAGAGCCTGCCCGGATATGCGGGATCGCGTCCGGTCCGGATCGGCAACGCCGCGGACCATCAGGTCCAGCTGGACGTCTTCGGCCCGATTGCCGAGCTGATTCACGGGCTGAGCGAGGCGCAGGAGTCGCTGGCGGAGGGACACTGGGAACTGCTGGTCCAGATGGCCAGTGCCGTGCTGGCCCGGTGGCACGAGCCCGACCACGGCATCTGGGAAGCGCGCCGCGCTCCACGGCACCACGTCTACACCAAGGTGATGTGCTGGGTCACGCTGGACAGGGCGCTCCGTACCGCCGAACGCCACGGCCGCAGCCCCCATCCTGCCTGGGCGGAGATCGCCGCCACCATCCGCGACGAGGTTCTCCGCGAGGGGTGGGATGACAGTTCAGCGTCCTACACCGTGGCCTACGACAGCCCCGACCTTGACGCCGCGGTCCTGCACATCGGGCTGTCCGGCCTGCTCGACGTCAGTGACCAGCGGTTCCTGGACACCGTCACGGCCGTGGAGCGGGAACTCCGGGTGGGCCCCACGGTGTTCCGGTACAAGTACGACGACGGCCTGCCGGGCTTGGAGGGCGGGTTTCACATCTGCACCACGTGGCTGATTGAGGCTTACGTGGCGGTGGGCCGGATCGCCGAGGCCTGGGACCTCTTTGACCAGCTGGTTAACCTGTTCGGGCCCACCGGGCTGCTTCCTGAGGAGTACGATCCGGGCACCGAGACTCACCTGGGAAACCACCCCCAGGCGTACTCGCACCTTGGGTTCATCCGCTGTGCCCGGCTCCTGGACCGGCACCAGCGGGGCTGA
- a CDS encoding FAD-dependent oxidoreductase — translation MNTTLDTVIIGGGAMGSAAAWALAARGRDVTLLEQFAPGHLKGASHGATRNLSLAYAEPEYVGMLAETLKLWAELENESGEQLLARTGVVNHGPDPRLGEIHAALNSAGLRADFVPLAEAGERWRGIRFDQQVLHMPDGGQLNPEAALPAFQRSAARNGAEIRHGVKVVGLEILDDGARLTVDDDGRTEVLTARQAVVTAGGWTSKLLAGSVMTPRLTVTQEQPAHFGISDDGATWPGFNHFPGEGGDYAGFYSPVYGMLTPGEGVKAGWHGVGPVVDPDRRSYLPEPRQRAALQQYARDWLPGVDADAMTDISCTYTTAPDHNFVLDRVGPVVIGAGFAGHGFKFTPVVGRILADLATGEGRAPEIFAASRA, via the coding sequence TTGAACACCACCCTGGACACCGTGATCATCGGAGGCGGAGCCATGGGTTCGGCTGCCGCCTGGGCGCTGGCCGCGCGCGGGCGTGACGTGACCCTGCTCGAGCAATTCGCGCCCGGCCACCTGAAGGGCGCTTCGCACGGCGCCACCCGGAACCTGAGCCTTGCCTACGCCGAGCCCGAGTACGTCGGCATGCTGGCCGAAACTCTGAAGCTCTGGGCCGAGCTCGAAAACGAGAGCGGCGAACAGCTGCTGGCGCGCACCGGCGTCGTCAACCACGGCCCCGACCCGCGCCTCGGCGAGATCCACGCAGCCCTGAACAGCGCCGGCCTGCGGGCGGACTTCGTTCCGCTCGCCGAAGCCGGAGAGCGCTGGCGCGGCATCCGCTTCGACCAGCAGGTGCTCCACATGCCCGACGGCGGCCAGCTCAACCCCGAGGCCGCCCTTCCGGCGTTCCAGCGGAGCGCGGCACGGAACGGCGCAGAAATCCGGCACGGCGTGAAGGTGGTGGGGCTGGAAATACTCGACGACGGCGCCCGGCTCACCGTGGACGACGACGGCCGGACGGAGGTGCTCACCGCCCGGCAGGCGGTGGTCACCGCGGGCGGTTGGACCTCCAAGCTGCTCGCCGGCTCCGTCATGACGCCGCGACTGACCGTCACCCAGGAGCAGCCGGCCCACTTCGGCATCAGCGACGACGGCGCCACCTGGCCGGGCTTCAACCACTTCCCCGGCGAGGGCGGCGACTACGCCGGCTTCTACTCCCCCGTGTACGGCATGCTGACCCCCGGCGAAGGCGTCAAAGCGGGCTGGCATGGCGTGGGGCCCGTGGTGGATCCGGACCGGAGGTCCTACCTGCCCGAACCGCGCCAGCGGGCAGCCCTCCAGCAGTACGCGAGGGACTGGCTGCCCGGCGTGGACGCCGACGCCATGACCGACATCAGCTGCACCTACACAACCGCCCCGGACCACAACTTTGTGCTGGACCGGGTCGGGCCTGTGGTCATCGGGGCCGGCTTCGCAGGGCACGGCTTCAAGTTCACGCCGGTGGTGGGCCGGATCCTTGCGGACCTTGCCACCGGGGAAGGCCGGGCGCCGGAGATCTTCGCCGCCTCCCGGGCGTAA